CGACTCTCTTGCCCACAtactcaccaacaaaatggtgtggtTGAGCGAAAACACCGTCATATTGTTGAGACGGGTTTAGCACTCCTTGCCACGGCATCTCTCCCATACAAGTTCTGGTCTGATGCTTTTCACACTGCATCACACCTCATTAATCTCCTTCCATCATCATCTCTTCAAAACAAATCACcacattttttaatcttcaaaaaAGAACCAGATTATACCTTCCTCAAAATCTTTGGCACCGAATGTTGGCCAAATCTCCGACCTTACAACAACCACAAAATACATTTTCGCTCACTTTCATGTTTATTTCTTGGGTACAGTCCAATTCACAAAGGCTACAAATGTCTTCATGTTCAAACCAACAGGATGTACATATCAAGAGATGTTATATTCAACGAAAATTCTTTTCCTTATTCAAAGTATATCAAACCGGACTCAAATCACACTCAGCCCACCCACATCTCACTTCCAATCATCGCATCACCCTCTCTGGACCAAAACCCATCCCAACAATTACCCAACAATAACCCAATTCAAAGCCCACCATCACATGACCCAATCTACCCCTCGCATAACCCAATTCTCACCTCACCTTCTCAAGCCGATTCCCCCTCTGCTCCAATCAACTCGATAGCCTCCAACCCTAACTCTCTGCAACCTCCCAACCCACTACCGGCACCTCCAAGATCTCCAATTATCACGCGTTCTAAAACAAATAACTCACGTCCCAAATCATTTTCCCATGGCCAAATACCCTACCCAACACCACGGCAGTGTCTTCTCTCGACTACTGACATTCCCGAAGACCCCCTTTCCTACACAGTTGCTTCACGCTACCCTGCCTGGCGTGATGCTATGAACAAAGAATTTCAAGCCCTTctacaaaacaaaacttggtcACTTGTTCCCCCACCCCCCTCATCAAATGTTATTGGTTGCAGGTGGATCTTTCGGACGAAATATCATGCTGACAGAAGCATAGAACGGCGCAAGGCTCGACTCGTCGCCAAGGGGTTTCATCAACAAGATGGAATCGACTACTCTGAGACGTTCAGCCCAGTGGTAAAACCCACCACTATCCGACTTGTTCTCTCTTTAGCAGTATCTCATGGATGGCCTCTTAGACAATTGGACATCGACAATGCGTTTCTTCACGGGACACTCATCGACACAGTGTACATGTCTCAACCTATTGGCTTCATTCATCCTGAATATCCAGACTATGTCTGTAAATTGCAcaaggccatttatggcctaAAGCAAGCTCCACGCGCATGGTTTGCGCAACTCAGGTCATCCCTCTGTGAGTATGGCTTCCAACAATCCCAAGCTGATCCTTCTTTATTCATCTACTCTCATCAATCTGTAGTGATTTTTGTGTTGATTTATGTGGACGATATTGTGGTAACAAGCTCACATCAAAGCCAAATCGACCATTTGATCTCATATCTTGCCTCTGTTTTTCCCTTAAAAGATCTAGGCCGATTGTCATATTTTTTAGGCATTGAAATCACATACTTAGCAAATGGTATTCATCTCTCCCAAAGGAAATACATCTGTGATATGCTCTCCAAAGCTAATATGCTCTCAGCAAATGGTGTCACTTCACCAATGTCAGCCTCCACACGCCTCTCAATTCATGATTCTCCCACCTTCCCTGATCCCACCCTTTACCGTAGCATTGTAGGAAGCCTCCAATACCTCTCTCTAACCCGACCTGACATAGCTTTCTCAGTGAATAAAATCTGCCAATTCATGCATAATCCCAAACATTCACACTGGCAGGCTGTCAAACGACTCCTAAGATACCTCAAACAAACCTTAAACTTTGGTATCCTTCTCCAAAAATCATCTTCACTTCAAATTCAAGCATTCTCAGATGCAGATTGGGCTGGTTGTCCGGATGACCGTCGCTCCACGGGGGgcttttgcatttttcttggaaGCAATCTTGTTTCATGGAGTTCTCGCAAGCAACGAACAGTTGCTCACTCAAGCACTGAGGCCGAATACAAGGCCCTTGCAAACACCACAGCAGAAGTACTTTGGCTACAGTCTCTCCTAAAagaacttcatatttttctgCCCAAAGCTCCCATACTATGGTGTGACAATCTTGGAGCAACATATCTTTCAGTCAACCCAATCCTTCATTCCCGCACAAAACACATGGAAATAGACTTCCATTTTGTTCGTGATAGAGTTGCTGCAAAAACCATTCAAGTTGCCTTTCTCCCATCCAAAGACCAGCTGGCTGATATCTTCACTAAGCCCATTGTATCCACTCGGTTCTCATCAATGCGCACGAGCCTCACTGTTGTTGACACCCCGTTAGGCTCGAGGGGGCGTGTTGAAGCATCCAGCCTAGCATCCACGACAGAAAGCACATTGCAAGGAATCTCCAAGTCAGCAGCCTCTCTAGAACCTTCAGGAATAACATAGTGCAAAGTGtgaattttgtttatttgtgaaATCTGTTGTAACGGCCTTGGCAGAGCACTATAACAAACTCTGCCAAGCACCACCTCATGGTTGCACGCCTACTGCTTGCAGTAAGGCCTAGGACAGCTCACAGCAGCTCATTCcttttgtgtatatatacagCACTGTTATTCAATTATATCAATTCAATGAAAAGCAAAACACACTTTCCTTGAAAATACTTCTTTATTCTCTAGTCTTTACAGCTTGGATTGTTGATATGTGGGTTGTTATGGGTTTTAGGATGCATTGAAGAAAAGTGTGTTGGAGTTTTTAACTAAAAGCGCTAATAAAACCGAGCTTCAACTTGGTTACAGGTTTGGGCTATTAAAGCATTCGTCTCGACAGTTTTTATGTTTCGCCAGATTTTGTTTTGCCCTCATTTTTTAACTGACATTGGTTAATTATGTCATGTTATCAGGAAGCCATCTGTGATTATGATTGTCGGCGTTAATGGAGGAGGCAAGACAACATCACTTGGTAACACGAAAATATTACTTCATTTTCACCAGTTGTCCGCTTAGGTTTGATTCAGAAGATTACATAATTAAACTTAGTCTTGcttgataaaaattatttcttgagAAGGATTATAACGTAAGACATTAGCTCACTTAACAGACATGAAAAGTTTTGGCCCCGAGCTTTACATCTATATATTCAGTGAAATTAATGCAGCCttgcagaattttttttttccttgaaaaattGTTCAGGCATGCTTACTCTCTGCTGAACTGGTTGTGTTGGTATCTATTATGATCGAGTGCTCTTATACCAATTACAAGCTTGGAGAAAGTTCATCAAGTTAACAGAGTGgagttaagttgaaaaaataaatatataattctcCTAGTAATTTTGTGTAGAAACTAATGAATTCTTTTTCCCCCCTTGAagttacaaattatctcaaactgttttttagaagtaaatgattcagaaacaagaaaatgatattttgatcaACTGCTTCTTGCAGGAAAACTGGCCTATAGACTGAAAAAGGAAGGGGCCAAGGTGAGATTATTACTTGAGTATTGCTTTTCCTGCAATGgtaaaaaatgagttaaaatgcCTTACAGAGAGACTAGAGAAGAATCAGTTGAATTTGACATTCTTTTTTAGACCTGATCTGGACTCAGTTgcgagagtgataaaaaaattgaatccaaAGTATTGTCACTTGTCAGTTGCGAGagtgataaaatttttttatggaggGAATGATATTGGTTGAAAGGTTTTTGAGGTGTTCATGGATAGAGCACAATGTTTCTGAAATTCTAAAGGTGTCTGATATTTGAGCAATCCCTTGGGATGGGCAGTTGTGGGTACAAAAGTTTTCACTGATACTGTTGTTCTTCTACCAGACAAAAGTAATGTTTTCAAAGTTTAATTTCTGAATTATTTTGCTTCTCCTTCACATTCAAAAAGCTGGTGAGTGGAGCATGACTTATTCACAAGGttctttattctatttttctatttttcaaaatgtgcTAGATATTGATGGCAGCAGGGGATACTTTTAGAGCAGCTGCTAGTGATCAGCTGGAGATATGGGCTGAGAGGACTGGATGTGAGATAGTTGTGGCTGAAGGAGACAAGGCCAAAGCATCATCAGGTAGACAATTTCGGTAAAATGGTTTTGATGAATTCTTCTTTTCATCTTGTTTCAAATGTTCTTATCTGTAAAAAATTTCGATGTGATGTTATAAACATACTAATTCATGATATTAAAGTGCTTCTTAATAGTTCTTTCACAAGCTGTGAAAAGAGGGAAGGAACAAGGTTTTGATGTAGTATTATGTGACACGTCTGGACGTAAGTACACAGAGCTTCAGCTTTGAGCAAACTTCAATGTGCCAATACGTGGATTGTATTTCATCAcaactaaaattttattttctcaggTCTCCACACTAACTACAGCCTGATGGAAGAGTTGATTGCATGTAAAAAAGCTGTGGGCAAAGTTGTTTCAGGTGCACCAAATGTAAGTGTGGCAGCTTATCCCTTGTTTTATAATTGAAGTGTTGTTAGGtgtcaaatgaaaaatattatgtcaGTTGGAAGCTTTACCATTTGATGAAattgttgtgtttggataactTTATTTACTCCATTTACTGCTGTCATCACAGCTAGGCGTCTTTAACGACTCTTCGTGTCATGGAGAACGGCTTAACATAAATTTTAGCTTTCATATCTGGACATATGAATGGAGACTCTGTCTAACAAAAGTTTTCTCTGTCGTTGTTGTTGTGCAATGCAAGTTTGTTTAAGACTTGTCTATAATGATTTCTTTGTGTGCAGGAGATCCTGCTAGTTTTGGATGGGACTACtggtttgaatatgctaccACAAGCACGAGAGTTCAATGAAGTAATGTTCCCATCTTTGCCTTTTGCACTAACATAGTCAAGTATTAATTTTATCAGTGTTGTTGAGAATacagttttttaatatatttgatgGCTTCTGGACTGCTTTTTATCATACAGTATTACAATGTGTAAATTTTTGAGTTGAAACTTTTGGGACAGGTCGTTGGAATTACTGGTTTGGTTTTGACAAAACTTGATGGTTCTGCCAGAGGTGGCTGTGTGGTACGCTTTATACTCGTCT
This window of the Juglans regia cultivar Chandler chromosome 12, Walnut 2.0, whole genome shotgun sequence genome carries:
- the LOC108983218 gene encoding cell division protein FtsY homolog, chloroplastic isoform X2; protein product: MAASTAHLSLLSKSSPSSPSLPHVLFTLPKTSSVPANSRFRCSAGQTGFFTRLGRLLKEKAKSDVDKIFTGFSKTRDNLAVIDELLLYWNLADTDKVLDELEEALLVSDFGPRITIKIVESLREDILAGKLKSGNEIKDALKKSVLEFLTKSANKTELQLGYRKPSVIMIVGVNGGGKTTSLGKLAYRLKKEGAKILMAAGDTFRAAASDQLEIWAERTGCEIVVAEGDKAKASSVLSQAVKRGKEQGFDVVLCDTSGRLHTNYSLMEELIACKKAVGKVVSGAPNEILLVLDGTTGLNMLPQAREFNEVVGITGLVLTKLDGSARGGCVVRFILV
- the LOC118343988 gene encoding uncharacterized mitochondrial protein AtMg00810-like; this encodes MSQPIGFIHPEYPDYVCKLHKAIYGLKQAPRAWFAQLRSSLCEYGFQQSQADPSLFIYSHQSVVIFVLIYVDDIVVTSSHQSQIDHLISYLASVFPLKDLGRLSYFLGIEITYLANGIHLSQRKYICDMLSKANMLSANGVTSPMSASTRLSIHDSPTFPDPTLYRSIVGSLQYLSLTRPDIAFSVNKICQFMHNPKHSHWQAVKRLLRYLKQTLNFGILLQKSSSLQIQAFSDADWAGCPDDRRSTGGFCIFLGSNLVSWSSRKQRTVAHSSTEAEYKALANTTAEVLWLQSLLKELHIFLPKAPILWCDNLGATYLSVNPILHSRTKHMEIDFHFVRDRVAAKTIQVAFLPSKDQLADIFTKPIVSTRFSSMRTSLTVVDTPLGSRGRVEASSLASTTESTLQGISKSAASLEPSGIT
- the LOC108983218 gene encoding cell division protein FtsY homolog, chloroplastic isoform X1 encodes the protein MAASTAHLSLLSKSSPSSPSLPHVLFTLPKTSSVPANSRFRCSAGQTGFFTRLGRLLKEKAKSDVDKIFTGFSKTRDNLAVIDELLLYWNLADTDKVLDELEEALLVSDFGPRITIKIVESLREDILAGKLKSGNEIKDALKKSVLEFLTKSANKTELQLGYRKPSVIMIVGVNGGGKTTSLGKLAYRLKKEGAKILMAAGDTFRAAASDQLEIWAERTGCEIVVAEGDKAKASSVLSQAVKRGKEQGFDVVLCDTSGRLHTNYSLMEELIACKKAVGKVVSGAPNEILLVLDGTTGLNMLPQAREFNEVVGITGLVLTKLDGSARGGCVVSVVDELGIPVKFVGVGEGVEDLQPFDAEAFVDAIFS